The Catenulispora sp. GP43 genome segment GACCGGAAGGAGGCCGCCGTGGCAGCGTCAAGAGGACGACCCTCGGGCCTCATGCTAATGGTTTTCATCGCCGGTGGACTGCTCATGGTAGGGGCCATCCAGGCCGGCAGCGCCATGCTCGTGATCATCACCCTCCTGCTCATGGTGGTGAGCGTGGACGCTCTGCGCCGCCGCTGAACCTCCGACCCACCGCCTTCTCACCGGGTGGCCGCCGATCGCAGTCGGCGGCCACCCGCCGCTGTCCGGGGACCCCGCGCCGGACCGGTTAGCGCTATGTGGGTGAACGGCGTTTCAAGCTCTTCATGTCGGTTACCCGGCGTCAATGACCGAAAAGGCGTACTGGACGACGAACGGCGGCACCACCGGCTACCCGAGCCTGGAGGGCCGAGGCCGGGCCGCCGTGGCGGTCATCGGCGGCGGGGCCGCCGGGTTGTGGACGGCCTGGGAGTTGGCGCGCACCGGCCGCCGGGTGGCCCTGCTGGAAGCCGGCCGGGTCGCCGAGGCGGCCAAGGGCGCCGGCGCCGGCCGCGCCTCGGTCGTGCAGACGCCGGCCCACAGCCGGATCGCCCGCGTCGCCGGCGCCGAAGCCGCGCGCTCCTACGCCGAGGCGCAGGCACAAGCCGTGGAACACATCGCCGAGGTCGCCGGCCTGCTCGACGTCGAGTGCGACCTGGAGCGCAGCACGGCCTACCTGTACGCCGCCGACGAACACGGTCTGCCGGCGCTGCACGAGGAACTGGCCGCCGCACACGGTGCCGGCGTGCCGGCCGTGTACGGCACCGGTGTCGGCACCGGCGCGCGGCTGCCGTTCGCCGTGGCCGGCGCGCTGTACGTCGACGAGCAGATCCAGTTCCACCCCTGCCGACTGCTCGCGGGCATCGCCCGAGACCTGGTCCGGCGCGGTTCGGCGGTGTACGAGCACAGCCGGGTCGTGACCGTCGACGTGGGAGAACCCTGCGTCGTCATGACCGAGAGCGGCGCCTCGGTCGCCGCCGAGCACGTGGTGGTCGCCACCGGATACCCGATCACCGCGACCGACGGGGCGCGGCGCGCGCTGCGGCCCCGGCGTGAGCTGCTGGTGGCCGGGGCGGTGCCGGCCGAGCGGGCGCCGCGGGGGATGTACGCGGCGGTGGGGGAGTCCGGGGTGTCGGTCCGCAGCGCGCCGCTGGACGACGGGCGCCGGCTGGTGGTCGTGGCGGGGGAGCGGTACGAGCCCGGGTCCGGCGGTGTCGAGGAGCGCTACGCGCGGCTGGCGGCGTGGGCGGCGGCGAACGTGGGCCTCAGCGATGTGCGGTACCGCTGGTCGGCCCAGGACTACCAGACCGATGACCGCCTGCCGCTGATAGGGCGGGCCT includes the following:
- a CDS encoding FAD-dependent oxidoreductase — encoded protein: MTEKAYWTTNGGTTGYPSLEGRGRAAVAVIGGGAAGLWTAWELARTGRRVALLEAGRVAEAAKGAGAGRASVVQTPAHSRIARVAGAEAARSYAEAQAQAVEHIAEVAGLLDVECDLERSTAYLYAADEHGLPALHEELAAAHGAGVPAVYGTGVGTGARLPFAVAGALYVDEQIQFHPCRLLAGIARDLVRRGSAVYEHSRVVTVDVGEPCVVMTESGASVAAEHVVVATGYPITATDGARRALRPRRELLVAGAVPAERAPRGMYAAVGESGVSVRSAPLDDGRRLVVVAGERYEPGSGGVEERYARLAAWAAANVGLSDVRYRWSAQDYQTDDRLPLIGRASAVPGRQCQWVATGSAGWDATAAVLAGRLITAGIRGTRPAPWTAAFALERVDKEPCSAQDWSGPARSVVRHRIEPDERDALDAIRPGDGAVVDVGGEHCAAFRDDSGLLHLVSALCPHRGCTVGFNDAEKTWECPCHGSRFGTDGALLQGPAAEPLAPARAYLAMAAAAE